In a single window of the Arthrobacter sp. StoSoilA2 genome:
- a CDS encoding nucleoside hydrolase produces MTWRRNVDPTPMTAPKKIILDCDPGHDDAVALLLAHGNPDIELLAVTTVVGNQTLEKVTRNALSVATIAGITGVPFAAGCDRPLVRTIETAPSIHGDSGMDGPEQPEATLELDPRHAVDLIIETVMAHEPGTVTLVPTAGLTNIAMAARKEPRIVERVKEVVLMGGGYHVGNWSAVAEFNIIIDPEAAHIVFNEKWPVVMVGLDLTHQALATDEVVDRIAKIGTKPAKFVMELMDFFQKTYKDAQGFDFPPVHDPCAVAYVIDPTVMTTRKVPVDIELQGRLTLGMTVADFRAPAPEDCHTSVAVDLDHKKFWDLVTDAIERIGEPTLDDGANATAAADVTDATAAVAAEEAK; encoded by the coding sequence ATGACGTGGAGACGAAACGTGGACCCCACCCCCATGACAGCACCCAAGAAGATCATTCTTGACTGCGACCCCGGCCATGACGACGCAGTGGCATTGCTTCTGGCCCACGGCAACCCGGACATCGAGCTCCTCGCAGTGACAACCGTCGTGGGCAACCAGACCCTCGAAAAAGTCACGCGCAACGCCCTCTCGGTAGCCACGATCGCTGGCATCACTGGCGTTCCCTTCGCAGCCGGCTGCGACCGTCCCCTTGTGCGCACCATCGAGACTGCCCCGAGCATCCACGGCGATTCCGGAATGGACGGTCCGGAACAGCCCGAGGCCACCCTCGAGCTGGACCCGCGCCACGCCGTCGACCTCATCATTGAAACCGTCATGGCGCATGAGCCGGGCACCGTCACGCTCGTCCCTACCGCGGGCCTCACCAACATCGCGATGGCCGCCCGCAAGGAACCCCGCATCGTTGAGCGCGTCAAGGAAGTCGTCCTCATGGGCGGCGGCTACCACGTGGGCAACTGGAGCGCCGTTGCCGAGTTCAACATCATCATCGATCCCGAAGCCGCACACATAGTGTTCAACGAAAAGTGGCCCGTGGTGATGGTCGGCCTGGACCTCACTCACCAGGCGCTGGCCACAGACGAAGTAGTGGACCGCATCGCAAAAATCGGCACCAAGCCGGCCAAGTTCGTCATGGAACTCATGGACTTCTTCCAAAAGACCTACAAGGATGCCCAGGGCTTCGACTTCCCGCCGGTCCACGATCCGTGCGCCGTCGCCTACGTCATCGACCCCACCGTGATGACCACCCGCAAGGTCCCCGTCGACATCGAGCTGCAGGGAAGGCTCACTCTGGGCATGACCGTTGCCGACTTCCGCGCGCCCGCCCCGGAGGACTGCCACACGTCCGTGGCCGTGGATCTGGATCACAAGAAGTTCTGGGATTTGGTCACGGACGCGATCGAACGGATTGGCGAACCAACGCTCGACGACGGAGCTAACGCCACGGCTGCGGCGGACGTCACCGACGCTACAGCCGCAGTGGCAGCAGAAGAGGCCAAGTAA
- a CDS encoding aldo/keto reductase produces the protein MEQRILGKTGRSVSTVGLGTWQLGADWGDVTEEDALAVLEASVDGGVTFFDTADVYGDGRSEQLIGRFLRANPGLDLLVATKMGRRVDQVPENYTLANFRAWTDRSRRNLQQDTLDLVQLHCPPTTVYTRDEVYDALDTLVSEGVIRNYGVSVERTDEALEAINRGNTASVQIILNAFRLKPLDEVLPAAKQAGVGIIARVPLASGLLSGKYTPETGFAENDHRNYNRDGSSFDVGETFSGVDFATGVKAAQEFSALVPDGVSTAQAALAWVIAQDGVSTVIPGARSSVQAHANAEAGAMQDVGSGLTAGVQDIYDRYFREAIHPRW, from the coding sequence ATGGAACAACGCATACTTGGTAAGACCGGCCGGTCGGTGTCCACCGTTGGACTAGGCACGTGGCAACTCGGAGCGGACTGGGGTGACGTCACAGAGGAAGACGCACTTGCCGTCCTGGAGGCCTCGGTCGACGGCGGGGTTACTTTCTTCGACACGGCCGACGTCTACGGCGATGGCCGAAGCGAGCAGCTGATCGGACGCTTCCTGCGCGCCAATCCCGGGCTGGACCTGCTGGTTGCCACCAAGATGGGCCGGCGCGTGGACCAGGTGCCCGAAAACTACACGCTCGCCAACTTCCGCGCGTGGACTGACCGTTCCCGGCGGAATCTGCAGCAGGACACCCTGGACCTCGTCCAATTGCATTGCCCGCCCACCACCGTCTACACGCGGGATGAGGTGTACGACGCCTTGGACACGCTCGTCAGCGAAGGCGTCATCCGCAACTATGGCGTCAGTGTCGAGCGGACCGACGAAGCCCTTGAAGCCATCAACCGCGGGAATACCGCGTCCGTCCAGATCATCCTGAACGCCTTCCGCCTGAAGCCGCTCGATGAAGTTCTCCCGGCAGCAAAGCAGGCCGGAGTCGGCATCATCGCCAGAGTGCCGCTGGCGTCTGGACTGTTGTCCGGAAAGTACACGCCGGAAACCGGGTTCGCGGAGAACGACCACCGCAACTACAACCGCGACGGCTCCTCATTCGACGTCGGCGAGACCTTCTCGGGCGTCGATTTCGCCACCGGCGTTAAGGCCGCACAAGAGTTCAGCGCATTAGTGCCCGACGGCGTCAGCACCGCCCAAGCGGCCCTCGCCTGGGTGATCGCCCAGGACGGTGTCAGCACGGTCATCCCCGGTGCCCGTTCTTCAGTGCAGGCACATGCGAACGCTGAGGCGGGAGCGATGCAGGACGTCGGTTCAGGACTCACCGCCGGGGTCCAGGACATCTATGACCGCTATTTCCGCGAAGCGATCCACCCGCGCTGGTAG
- a CDS encoding ribokinase has protein sequence MSTEAEAPTAGVVVVGSLNADLTIYCDRLPKPGETVHGNGFAVNPGGKSANQAVAASKLGAQVSLVGAVGDDANGTMLLESTANAGVDVTRVRRSDAATGVAVISVDAGGENSIIISAGANGTLTPADVRAAADTFNNAAVVCLCLEVAIDTVIAAAQAGHDAGATVLLNLSPYAEVPEVLAELSDVLLVNAHEASLFLGGEADVPAADAEAEAWEPVRSQFADRGLQRVLVTLGAHGSVVLDSLARGTQDQITRIAPTRVSAVDTTGAGDAFTGAVAARLAAGDSLADAAGFASVAAALAATKKGTQAAYPSIADVERLRSV, from the coding sequence ATGAGCACAGAAGCCGAAGCACCCACGGCGGGGGTCGTCGTCGTCGGCTCCCTGAACGCCGATTTAACGATCTACTGCGACCGCCTCCCGAAGCCCGGCGAGACGGTCCACGGCAATGGTTTCGCCGTAAATCCCGGTGGCAAGAGTGCCAACCAGGCGGTGGCGGCCAGCAAGCTCGGTGCCCAGGTCAGCCTGGTGGGCGCAGTGGGCGATGACGCCAACGGCACCATGCTCCTGGAGTCGACCGCCAACGCCGGCGTGGACGTTACCCGCGTCCGACGCTCGGATGCCGCGACGGGCGTCGCGGTCATCTCGGTGGATGCCGGCGGCGAGAACAGCATTATCATCTCGGCCGGGGCAAACGGGACTCTAACCCCGGCGGACGTGCGCGCGGCAGCGGACACCTTCAACAATGCTGCGGTGGTCTGCCTCTGCCTTGAAGTCGCGATCGATACTGTGATCGCCGCTGCACAAGCAGGGCACGACGCCGGCGCTACCGTCTTGTTGAACCTCTCGCCTTACGCGGAGGTGCCGGAGGTCCTGGCCGAGTTGAGCGACGTACTGCTGGTCAATGCGCACGAGGCCTCACTGTTCCTTGGTGGCGAAGCCGACGTTCCTGCCGCCGACGCGGAGGCCGAAGCGTGGGAGCCGGTACGTAGCCAGTTTGCTGACCGGGGTTTGCAGCGCGTGCTGGTAACGCTGGGCGCCCACGGGTCTGTTGTGCTGGATTCTTTGGCCCGGGGTACCCAGGACCAGATCACGCGCATTGCCCCTACCCGCGTTTCGGCCGTCGACACCACGGGTGCCGGTGATGCTTTTACGGGGGCGGTCGCTGCACGCCTGGCTGCCGGAGACTCCCTCGCCGACGCCGCCGGGTTCGCCTCAGTGGCTGCCGCGTTGGCCGCCACGAAGAAGGGCACTCAGGCCGCCTATCCCAGCATCGCGGATGTGGAGCGCTTGCGGAGCGTTTAG
- a CDS encoding DUF6596 domain-containing protein, with translation MAVPPRDIEDLLRTLAPQVLGVLARKHGQFDACEDAVQEALIEAAVQWPSGLPTNPKGWLLAVASRRLVDVWRSESARRAREERVAAMEVSFQDSTASEADDTLTLMFLCCHPSISAPSQLALTLRAVGGLTTAEIASAFLVPEATMGQRISRAKQGIQKAGARFDMPPESERKARLGVVLHVLYLIFNEGYAASSGDSLQREDLTTEAIRLARLLVGVAPDEFEATGLLALMLLTDSRRAARTLADGMPVPLSEQDRSLWNRGQIEEGIALLSSVLGRGAAGPYQLQAAIAAVHAEAPSDAETDWPQILALYTVLEAVAPSPVVTLNRAVAVAMVTGPTAGLELLAGLDSAIGRSHRLDAVRGHLHEMAGSYVDARAAYLVAAKKTGSLQERRYLMGKVARMDAS, from the coding sequence TTGGCCGTTCCCCCACGCGACATCGAGGACCTGCTGCGTACGTTGGCGCCGCAGGTCCTCGGCGTGCTGGCGCGCAAGCACGGCCAGTTCGATGCCTGCGAGGATGCCGTCCAGGAGGCCCTCATTGAGGCAGCGGTGCAATGGCCATCCGGGCTGCCAACAAATCCCAAAGGATGGCTGCTGGCTGTCGCGTCCCGCCGGCTGGTTGATGTATGGCGCAGTGAAAGCGCGCGCCGTGCCCGGGAGGAACGCGTCGCCGCCATGGAGGTCAGCTTCCAGGACAGCACGGCGTCTGAAGCCGACGACACCCTGACCCTGATGTTCCTGTGTTGCCACCCCTCAATAAGTGCGCCATCGCAGCTCGCCTTGACGCTCCGGGCCGTAGGGGGACTCACGACGGCGGAAATCGCCTCTGCTTTCCTCGTCCCCGAGGCGACCATGGGCCAGCGCATCAGCCGTGCGAAACAGGGGATCCAGAAGGCAGGCGCCCGTTTCGACATGCCGCCGGAGTCCGAGCGGAAGGCGAGGCTCGGCGTCGTACTTCACGTCCTGTACCTGATTTTCAACGAAGGCTACGCCGCAAGCTCGGGCGACTCACTGCAGCGCGAAGACCTCACCACCGAAGCGATCCGCTTGGCACGCCTGCTGGTGGGCGTGGCGCCGGACGAGTTCGAGGCCACCGGTTTGCTCGCTCTGATGCTGCTGACGGACTCCCGTCGTGCCGCGCGCACCCTGGCTGACGGAATGCCCGTGCCGCTGTCCGAACAGGACCGGAGTTTATGGAACCGCGGGCAGATAGAGGAAGGCATCGCGCTCCTTTCTTCCGTGCTCGGTCGCGGCGCGGCTGGACCGTACCAACTCCAGGCCGCGATCGCGGCCGTTCATGCCGAGGCGCCCTCTGATGCCGAAACGGACTGGCCCCAGATCCTCGCCTTGTACACGGTCCTTGAAGCCGTGGCGCCCAGTCCCGTGGTGACGCTGAACCGTGCTGTGGCTGTGGCCATGGTGACGGGGCCAACCGCTGGGCTTGAGCTGCTCGCAGGGCTGGATTCGGCGATCGGTCGCTCACACCGCCTGGATGCTGTGCGCGGCCACCTGCATGAAATGGCAGGCTCCTATGTGGACGCGCGCGCCGCCTACCTCGTGGCCGCCAAAAAGACAGGCAGCCTCCAGGAGCGGCGGTACTTGATGGGCAAAGTGGCGCGAATGGACGCGTCTTGA
- a CDS encoding TetR/AcrR family transcriptional regulator — translation MAWDTERTKSLLLEAATSEFCARGLAGARIDRIAAEAGVNKERIYQYFGNKNGLFDAVIVAALSSLMDEVPIHGKGPEAMADYAGRLFDHHQKDATAPRLLFWEGLERGAEVVGLPKRMANCASKVNSTIAALPGISREDAGDLLITIVSLCDAAPVLPALDGLMAGNDPGRLERRRAAVVRTVYLTASALAAEAAPAGSSATEIAPASVAQ, via the coding sequence ATGGCATGGGACACAGAACGCACCAAGTCACTCCTGCTCGAGGCGGCGACGTCCGAGTTTTGCGCGCGCGGACTTGCCGGGGCCCGGATTGACCGCATCGCGGCTGAGGCGGGTGTCAACAAGGAACGCATCTACCAGTACTTCGGCAACAAGAACGGCCTTTTTGACGCGGTTATCGTCGCGGCGCTCAGCTCCCTCATGGACGAAGTACCCATTCATGGAAAGGGTCCGGAGGCCATGGCTGACTACGCTGGCCGGCTCTTTGACCACCACCAAAAAGATGCGACCGCGCCGCGCCTCCTCTTCTGGGAAGGCCTGGAACGCGGCGCTGAAGTTGTGGGCCTGCCCAAACGGATGGCCAACTGTGCGTCCAAGGTCAACAGCACCATTGCAGCCCTTCCTGGAATCTCAAGGGAAGACGCCGGCGATCTCCTCATCACCATCGTGAGTCTTTGCGATGCCGCGCCCGTGCTGCCTGCACTCGATGGACTCATGGCCGGGAACGACCCCGGCCGCCTCGAAAGGCGACGCGCCGCCGTCGTGCGTACCGTCTACCTGACTGCCTCCGCGCTGGCTGCGGAAGCGGCACCTGCCGGGTCGTCGGCCACAGAAATTGCACCAGCCTCAGTGGCCCAGTAG
- a CDS encoding MFS transporter has protein sequence MSIPAETKSTRGNVTALMVALLAACVAFQLNASMLSPALVTMGNELQTDQATIGLSQTWFFTAAALFSLFLPRLSDIVGRKKILVGMMLLMTVGSVIAALAPDVTWLFVGRIIQGVSGPTVPLCLIMLRSAVSNPRKYGTLMGLITAVNGGVAGVDSFVGGYFAENFGFRSIFWLMVALALVATVLIAVLAGESKPAAGTTMDWLGVFFIVIAVGALLTALNEGSKLATAFDAGTLTLAVALILVAAVAFFAFWTVEKRAKQPMVETVHLRQRSTWAPLLTTTLTMTGIFAVINGIVPAFVQAAEPGFGVGPTEMSLMILTPYALLGWLFGPISGRLAPVLGYTKVLRIGLVGSLVALAIIALFGLNNLPMMIVGTALLGIMYAGTVNIMLNGLGVVLSPQGNPGFLPGMNAGAFNLGAGLSFLVLPAVLVATSALGDAKASYLTVVVVGLAITLAAFGASLLIPKPVDAEVTEGADNETSEKEVTA, from the coding sequence ATGTCCATCCCCGCAGAAACCAAGTCCACGCGCGGCAATGTCACTGCCCTCATGGTCGCCCTGCTGGCAGCTTGCGTAGCCTTCCAGCTCAACGCCTCCATGCTCAGTCCCGCCTTGGTCACCATGGGCAATGAGCTCCAGACCGACCAAGCAACCATCGGCCTCTCCCAGACCTGGTTCTTCACGGCCGCCGCACTGTTCTCCCTCTTCCTCCCCCGCCTCAGCGACATCGTGGGCCGCAAGAAGATCCTTGTGGGCATGATGCTCCTGATGACAGTTGGTTCGGTCATCGCCGCACTCGCACCCGATGTCACGTGGCTCTTCGTAGGCCGCATCATCCAGGGCGTCAGCGGTCCCACCGTCCCGCTCTGCCTCATCATGCTCCGCTCTGCAGTGAGCAACCCCCGCAAATACGGCACGCTCATGGGCCTCATCACCGCGGTGAACGGTGGGGTGGCCGGCGTCGACTCGTTCGTGGGCGGCTACTTCGCCGAGAACTTCGGATTCCGCAGCATCTTCTGGCTCATGGTGGCCCTGGCACTCGTGGCTACGGTTCTGATCGCTGTCCTGGCCGGCGAAAGCAAACCTGCTGCCGGAACCACCATGGACTGGCTGGGCGTCTTCTTCATCGTGATCGCCGTGGGCGCACTGCTGACGGCACTGAACGAAGGCTCCAAGCTGGCAACGGCCTTCGACGCCGGCACCTTGACCCTCGCAGTCGCCCTCATCCTGGTTGCCGCCGTCGCGTTCTTCGCCTTCTGGACCGTTGAAAAGCGCGCCAAGCAGCCCATGGTCGAAACCGTGCACCTGCGGCAGCGTTCCACGTGGGCTCCGCTTTTGACCACCACACTGACCATGACCGGCATCTTCGCCGTCATTAATGGGATCGTCCCTGCCTTCGTTCAGGCGGCCGAACCCGGCTTCGGCGTCGGCCCTACCGAGATGTCACTCATGATCCTCACGCCGTACGCACTGCTGGGTTGGCTCTTCGGCCCGATCAGCGGCAGGCTCGCCCCGGTCCTCGGCTACACGAAGGTCCTTCGCATCGGCCTGGTGGGCAGCCTCGTAGCCTTGGCGATCATCGCGCTCTTCGGCCTGAACAACCTGCCGATGATGATCGTGGGCACAGCCTTGCTGGGCATCATGTACGCCGGTACCGTCAACATCATGCTGAACGGACTCGGCGTGGTCCTCTCGCCCCAAGGCAATCCGGGCTTCCTTCCCGGAATGAACGCGGGCGCCTTCAACCTCGGCGCCGGCCTGAGCTTCCTGGTCCTGCCCGCGGTCCTCGTTGCAACGTCCGCACTTGGCGACGCAAAGGCGTCGTACCTCACCGTTGTGGTGGTGGGTCTCGCCATCACCCTGGCCGCCTTCGGAGCCTCACTGCTGATCCCCAAACCGGTTGATGCCGAAGTCACCGAAGGTGCGGACAACGAGACATCCGAGAAAGAGGTCACCGCATGA
- a CDS encoding LysE family transporter, with amino-acid sequence MQFSLWLALVGAGTLISFTPGAGAIFTMSNSLNSGFRRSIWGILGQQLALVIHIVIVALGVGVLVSNSPVIFNVVRYAGAAYLVYLGIRQFLHKPDLDEEKVDSRKNESAMSMFQRGVWVNLLNPKAIVFFLAFMPQFIRPEQPLLQQYAVLTATILAIDIMVMWFFFALAARSFQRFTHDERGQRVLNRIFGCLFVLVGILLATIH; translated from the coding sequence GTGCAGTTTTCACTTTGGCTGGCCCTGGTTGGCGCCGGCACCCTGATCAGTTTCACTCCCGGCGCCGGTGCCATTTTCACCATGAGCAATTCGCTCAATTCAGGCTTCCGACGCTCCATCTGGGGCATCCTCGGCCAACAATTGGCCTTGGTCATCCACATCGTCATCGTGGCCTTGGGCGTGGGTGTGTTGGTCTCCAATTCGCCCGTGATATTCAACGTCGTCCGCTACGCAGGCGCCGCGTATCTGGTGTACCTGGGGATCCGGCAGTTCCTGCACAAGCCGGACCTGGACGAGGAAAAGGTGGACAGCCGCAAGAACGAGTCGGCGATGTCCATGTTCCAACGGGGCGTCTGGGTGAACCTGCTGAATCCCAAGGCAATCGTGTTCTTCCTTGCCTTCATGCCGCAATTCATCAGGCCAGAGCAGCCGCTGCTCCAGCAATATGCAGTGCTGACCGCCACGATCCTGGCCATCGACATCATGGTGATGTGGTTCTTCTTCGCTCTGGCAGCACGTTCATTTCAGCGCTTCACCCATGACGAGCGCGGCCAGAGGGTCCTCAACCGCATTTTCGGATGCCTTTTCGTCCTGGTTGGCATCCTGCTCGCCACCATCCACTAA
- a CDS encoding DNA polymerase IV — protein sequence MGQTGAVSGIPWVLHVDLDQFIAAVEVLRRPELAGKPIIVGGRGDPTERAVVSTASYEARAFGVGSGMPLRIAARKVPDAVILPVDQEAYLAASHVVMSTLRAQPGATVQVLGWDEAFVGVETEDPEAYARQIQAAILEQTRLHCSVGIGDTLVRAKNATDFGKPAGIFRLTKENWLTVMGSKPTKELWGVGPKVSARLAKHGITTVAELAASDPQDLVPEFGPKMGPWYAQLGRGEGSNEVDDTPWVARAHGRETTFQRDLTEPSQISDAIKELTARVLEDVAAEGRPVVGLTLKVRYAPFFTKTYARKIPETFDRDEVLAQALDVTARIEPDRPIRLLGVRAEMSMPDDARKGHTPTRSGW from the coding sequence ATGGGGCAAACTGGTGCCGTGAGCGGAATCCCGTGGGTGCTGCACGTTGACCTCGACCAGTTCATTGCGGCGGTCGAGGTCCTCCGGCGGCCTGAGCTTGCCGGCAAGCCGATCATCGTTGGCGGCCGGGGGGATCCTACGGAACGCGCTGTGGTGTCCACGGCATCGTATGAAGCCAGGGCGTTCGGCGTGGGTTCCGGAATGCCACTGCGCATAGCTGCCCGGAAAGTGCCCGATGCCGTGATCCTTCCCGTCGACCAGGAGGCTTACCTGGCGGCCTCGCACGTGGTGATGTCCACCCTGCGCGCACAGCCGGGCGCCACGGTTCAGGTGCTGGGCTGGGATGAAGCCTTTGTGGGCGTTGAAACCGAAGATCCTGAGGCATACGCACGACAGATCCAAGCTGCCATCCTGGAGCAAACCCGGCTGCATTGCAGCGTGGGCATCGGCGACACCTTGGTCCGCGCGAAGAATGCCACGGATTTTGGCAAGCCCGCGGGAATCTTTCGGCTGACCAAAGAGAACTGGCTCACGGTCATGGGAAGCAAACCCACCAAGGAACTGTGGGGCGTTGGTCCCAAGGTGTCTGCCCGGCTGGCCAAACATGGGATCACCACAGTCGCCGAGCTTGCCGCGTCCGATCCCCAGGACCTGGTCCCGGAGTTCGGCCCCAAGATGGGCCCTTGGTATGCGCAGCTAGGTCGGGGTGAAGGCTCCAACGAAGTGGACGACACCCCGTGGGTTGCCCGCGCACACGGCCGCGAGACCACGTTCCAGCGGGATCTCACGGAACCCTCACAGATCAGCGACGCCATCAAGGAGCTGACAGCGCGCGTCCTCGAAGACGTGGCAGCTGAGGGGCGGCCGGTGGTGGGGCTGACCCTCAAAGTCCGGTACGCCCCGTTCTTCACCAAGACCTACGCAAGGAAGATCCCGGAGACCTTCGACCGGGACGAAGTCCTGGCGCAAGCCCTGGACGTCACGGCGCGGATCGAGCCCGACCGTCCCATCCGGCTTCTGGGAGTACGCGCCGAAATGTCGATGCCCGACGACGCACGAAAGGGACACACCCCGACGCGTAGCGGATGGTGA
- a CDS encoding YciI family protein has translation MKYMIMMFGSAEGMMETADPEWVKQMIGFMIQIDKDLTQSGELVFNAGLADPGTAKLVKQTPDGIITTDGPYAESKESLIGYWVVDVASEERAVEICSSIVKYSQVVELRAIPDGPPEV, from the coding sequence ATGAAATACATGATCATGATGTTCGGATCCGCCGAGGGCATGATGGAAACTGCCGACCCGGAGTGGGTCAAGCAAATGATCGGGTTCATGATCCAGATCGACAAGGACCTGACTCAGTCCGGCGAACTCGTCTTCAACGCCGGACTGGCCGATCCCGGTACAGCCAAGCTGGTCAAGCAGACCCCGGACGGCATCATCACCACCGATGGGCCGTACGCCGAGTCGAAGGAATCGCTGATCGGGTACTGGGTGGTGGATGTGGCCAGCGAGGAACGCGCCGTGGAAATCTGCTCGAGCATCGTCAAGTACTCGCAGGTGGTGGAACTCCGCGCTATCCCGGACGGTCCCCCGGAGGTCTAG
- a CDS encoding LacI family DNA-binding transcriptional regulator encodes MDTLDRRNARAPRVTAAMVAARAGVSTATVSLVANGKTQGRVSEDNISRVRSAIAELGYVVDSIGSSLARGVSSIVILVTPDVSNPFFANVIAGVRESLGPEYQLLLSVTDAGESPQAEDVRKLLALRPAGLLVGAPSAGFLQDLAAAGPLVLLDAPGLESYAPSVNLDVAQGARELARHLAASGHTRAAYVDGITGTTTFHLRREAFLEEAAACGLLVADGHVISTAIDVGAAAAAFADAWPAWQREGVTAVVCGTDTHAYGVLQEARVAGVRIPAELAVAGFDDLPYSATSNPSLTSVHLPATPLGLKAGEQLRGLMEGRDLEEPHVTLESSLVVRGSTSLV; translated from the coding sequence ATGGATACCCTGGATCGGCGGAACGCCCGCGCACCCCGTGTAACGGCCGCGATGGTGGCTGCCCGGGCCGGGGTTTCCACCGCCACGGTCTCCTTGGTGGCCAACGGCAAGACGCAAGGACGGGTATCCGAGGACAACATCTCGCGGGTCCGCTCAGCGATCGCCGAACTTGGATATGTGGTGGACAGCATTGGGAGTTCGCTGGCACGCGGAGTCAGCTCCATCGTCATCCTCGTGACGCCCGACGTCTCCAACCCGTTCTTCGCCAACGTCATCGCAGGCGTCCGGGAATCGCTGGGCCCGGAATACCAACTGCTGCTCTCGGTGACCGACGCAGGGGAGTCGCCGCAAGCTGAGGATGTCCGCAAGTTGTTGGCGCTCCGTCCGGCCGGCTTGCTGGTGGGTGCCCCCAGTGCCGGGTTTCTTCAGGACCTGGCCGCGGCCGGTCCGCTGGTGCTCCTGGATGCCCCGGGGCTTGAGTCCTACGCCCCGTCCGTGAACCTCGACGTCGCGCAAGGCGCACGTGAGTTGGCCCGGCATCTGGCTGCGTCCGGACATACGCGGGCCGCCTACGTGGACGGCATTACCGGCACCACCACTTTCCACCTGCGCAGGGAAGCCTTCCTTGAGGAGGCCGCCGCGTGCGGGCTCCTGGTTGCCGACGGGCATGTCATCAGTACCGCGATCGACGTCGGTGCTGCCGCCGCCGCGTTCGCCGACGCCTGGCCCGCGTGGCAGCGTGAGGGGGTGACCGCCGTCGTCTGCGGTACCGATACCCACGCATATGGCGTGCTGCAGGAAGCGCGTGTGGCGGGCGTGCGGATTCCTGCCGAACTGGCTGTGGCGGGCTTCGATGACCTCCCGTATTCAGCCACCAGCAATCCCAGCCTCACGAGCGTGCACCTGCCCGCGACCCCGCTTGGACTCAAGGCGGGGGAGCAGCTGCGCGGGCTCATGGAGGGCCGGGATTTGGAGGAGCCCCACGTGACGCTGGAGAGCTCCTTGGTGGTTCGCGGTTCTACATCGCTGGTCTAG
- a CDS encoding class I SAM-dependent methyltransferase: protein MNAHQPEDVYTHGHHESVVRAHASRTAENSAAFVIPHLTPGTSVLDVGCGPGSITCDFAGLVAPAQVIGLDRSAEIVAQATELAKDRGVDNVEFRTGNIYDLEFEDESFDLVHAHQVLQHLTDPVAALREMRRVAKPGAIVAVRDADFHGMSWYPEVPELDDWMELYQKIARRNGAEPDAGRRLVSWAQQAGFAQVAPSSSNWLYATAQQRAWQSRVWSERVLHSAFAEQALEYGFANEADLARIAAGWHRWGATDDGYFLIPNGEVIARA from the coding sequence ATGAACGCGCACCAGCCTGAAGATGTCTACACCCACGGGCACCACGAGTCGGTTGTCCGGGCCCACGCCTCGCGGACGGCCGAGAATTCGGCCGCGTTTGTCATACCGCATCTAACTCCGGGGACGTCGGTCCTCGACGTCGGGTGCGGACCTGGCAGCATCACGTGCGATTTCGCGGGGCTGGTTGCGCCCGCACAGGTCATCGGCCTGGACCGCTCGGCGGAGATCGTCGCCCAGGCAACTGAACTGGCCAAGGACCGCGGCGTGGACAACGTAGAGTTCCGCACCGGCAATATCTACGATCTCGAGTTTGAGGACGAGTCCTTTGACCTCGTCCATGCCCATCAAGTCCTCCAGCACCTGACTGACCCCGTCGCCGCCCTGCGTGAAATGCGCCGCGTGGCCAAGCCGGGCGCGATCGTGGCCGTACGCGACGCCGATTTCCACGGCATGAGCTGGTACCCGGAGGTTCCCGAGCTCGATGACTGGATGGAGCTCTACCAGAAGATCGCCCGACGCAACGGTGCCGAACCGGATGCCGGCCGTCGGCTGGTCTCTTGGGCGCAGCAGGCAGGCTTTGCACAAGTGGCACCCAGCAGCAGCAACTGGCTCTACGCGACGGCCCAACAGCGGGCATGGCAGTCCCGCGTGTGGAGCGAACGCGTCCTCCACTCCGCCTTTGCCGAGCAAGCCCTCGAATACGGCTTCGCCAACGAGGCCGATCTCGCCAGGATCGCCGCAGGCTGGCACCGTTGGGGAGCAACGGACGATGGCTACTTCCTCATTCCCAACGGCGAGGTGATCGCCCGGGCCTAG